One candidate division WOR-3 bacterium genomic window, TTTTCGTAAGGGAAACAGTTAGTAAAAGTATATTTCAAAGACGATCCCCTGTTATACTCCATAAACCATTTTGGCAAATATCTGGACAATCCAAATATATAAATGGGATGTTTTTCATTAAAAGGAATAAAATGTCCATAACCATGAAGTTCTAACGCACTACGGGCACCAACATGAACATTGAGTTTTAATTGTTCTTGTAGGGCATACAAACCACTGGTCCAATCAATTTTGTCACCTGAACGCATATAAGCTCCATGACCTATAGATTCAATCCATGCTGATTTTTCGTAAATTTCTATGAGTTGACGATAAATTCCTTGCTCTTTCAGCCATTTGCTGATTGCGACAGTATTTTTCGGCCATATTTTGAGAAGTTGGTTTAATTTTCGGGGATTTTGTCTATTC contains:
- a CDS encoding type IV toxin-antitoxin system AbiEi family antitoxin: MNRQNPRKLNQLLKIWPKNTVAISKWLKEQGIYRQLIEIYEKSAWIESIGHGAYMRSGDKIDWTSGLYALQEQLKLNVHVGARSALELHGYGHFIPFNEKHPIYIFGLSRYLPKWFMEYNRGSSLKYTFTNCFPYEKKIGLSKIEMGEYSITISSNEMAIMEVLFLVDKTETFEHAGLLMEGLKTLRPDLVQWLLEKTVSVKVKRLFMYFAEKFNQPWVSHLNTARIDFGKGKRVISKGGVLDVKYLISVPNGNQSEK